One Dysidea avara chromosome 8, odDysAvar1.4, whole genome shotgun sequence genomic window, taatagagaagttccactgtaacaactacagtacagtagattagaggtttgggtttttttgGCCaaagtatcacccaaaaatcagcttcACGATcttacagacagtgaaagacatcattacACTTAACAGGCAAACTTTAGCATTaggttagggtcaggttcagccttggtttcttcttcactggtccTTTTAAACATAGCATGTTTTTTGACTCacgtttataaggtagaaaagcaGCAAAGTTGGTAGCTAGCAATTATTTACTGTACCTTAGTGAGCAAAGCTGCCGTAGCATACCAACATGCAAAGCTTGCCAAtactagggggatctggggacatgcccccctccaggaaaattttgatgctttgagattgaatctgagagtattttcagtggtacatgcACTATactcctataatattataacaataaCCATCATTAATTAAGACACTGTTGAAACAGtagtaaatgaaggcatttcagacaGACTCATGCTCTTGATTACGTATCAATATACTGTGTTAATGGAGACAGATTGAATTAATTTGCATAGCAGAACTGATTTCACTGAATGTTCCTTAgagttttaggtgactgctctattagagtatctcgatctcgtgcactcccagcactgattcatgtaCTATTCCATGCTTGcttaacctttagcacaaattctaGTAAAtaaaggcaaagtaagttggctaatgactacaACAGTTGCTTTACTTTGACAACTGAGCATTGGAAAAGGCAAGGGGGCACTGCCCCTTCcacaaaagtgtgtgtgtgtgggggggggggcgcCTCTGACTTACCGTGCAATAGCtataacaataaggtgaaacagaaaatgggacaAAGAAAAACTTCCTCCTGTATGTCATACTGTATTGTACAGAGTGAATGATATGAAGGAATAGGTTATGTTATGTTGTTACTATAGCAACCTTCAGACAGTCCAGTGGTTGTCAGGGTAACAGACACAGCCAAATACACTGGTAGTCACAAACTACGTTTTGATGAAGAAGGCAAAGGGAAGGGATTAGCTGGGAGAGACTCGTTGGTTAAAGGAAAGGGACAGCTACCATCAGTAGCTGCTCAAGAGCCCTACGTGCAGGGGTTTAAGTCTTCATCTCCAGTATGACTTGTGTATCACTATACtgactatataattattttttattaacagAAACTCAGTCCTTATACTAGCAAGAAGGCATCATCAAGTCCCGCTGCTTCTAAGAAGCCATCTTCCAGCCCTAGCGCATCAAAGAAGCCAGCCTCCAGCCCTAGTACAGCTAAGAAGCCAACCTCTAGTCCTGTGGTCTCAAGATTGACGGACGCTAGCAAATACACTGGCACACACAAGTTACGTTTCGATGAACGTGGTAAGGGTAAAGGATTGGCTGGTAGAGATGCTCCTTCTAAAGGTGGAGCTGCTCAAGTACCAGTCAGCTCACAAGCAGCTTATGTACAAGGCTATAGGAATGAAGGAACCTATGGTGGTAAAAAGTAGTTAACAATGATGTCATAACTGCAACCTTTATATCACTTCATTTTATATTTTGTATCTATTTGATAAGATGAAATATATTGGTAAAATACAAATCACATATGTAGGATGTGACGTACAACTACAAATCACACATGTTACATGGTAGTCACTTATAGCTCACAGTCATAGTATTCTGTACAGCAAACAACACTTTGTTGTTACCATCTGAAGATTGTTTAGTGACCTCATCAGACGGTTGATCACTGTGAGGTGGTAACGTATACTGGCCAGCCTGGATGTTCTCAAAATCTTCTTGAAGGCAACGATACTTTCTTGTGAGGTGTTCattcatttttattagctgcttCACTTTAGCATTTTGTTGCATCAATTTCATTCCTAGCTCTTCATTCTTCGTCTTTTGTTCCACTACCAGAGCATTGTTACCTTTAAGATGATAATTCTCTGCTTGAAGTTCATCACATTTACATTGTAAAACTTGTAAATGTTGTTGAATAGTTTTAGACTCTTCACCATTGGCCAGTGATTCTTGTTTCAGTACAGAATAGCCATCTTGAAGGTTGGCACACTTGCTCTCCATCATCGAACACTTTGCCTGTAGCTCTTTGTAGCTTTGTTTGATCGTTACTTGTTCCTGTAACAGTCTATTGTTTTCCCAGTCCTTCTCTTGAACTTGTTGCTGTAGGCTCTTCATGTCTTGTTCCTTTGTCTTCTTGTTATTGCTGATCTGAATTTCTAGTTCAGCTTTCTGTTTGACAATAGTATCTCTCTCTTGTGCTGCCTTCTTGACCAACCAGTCGAGGGATTGTTTGTCTTTCTGTAACTCATCAATCTCAGCAGCCATATTAACTATCCTCTCCTCCAACTGGCTGTTATCATCCATCACTGCCGCTAGCTGCTCTTTGGTGTTACTGAGGGTAGCTTGTAGCTGAGTGATCTTATCTTCACTGGCCTGTTTGTCTTGTTGAGCATCCTTCAATGTTTGGTCAAGCATTGCTATGATGTTCTCTGCCTCTGCTGCTGTCACCTTCTGAGCATTTAGTTTATCTTGAGCAGTAAACAAGTGATTGGTCTTGTCCTTAATGGCTTGTGTCAGTGAACTAATCTGAGATAAGAGGCTAGTGTTCTCGCTCTCCATTAAATCATTACTCAGGATCAACTCTTTAATAACACTTTCTCTCTCAGCAGATTCCTTCTCCATTGCAGCACATTTCTTATCAATCTTCTCCAACTTGTCAGACAATTCTTTACTTGTCTTCTGTGCAGTATTTGCTTCTTCTTGGGCCACTGACAGAGAGTAAGCCAGTTCAAAGTTTTCCTTCTCTAATTCATCACTTTTCGTTACAAGCTGTTCAGCATCTTTAGCTCTCAACTGTACCTCTGCTAGTTGGATCTTGAGGGTGTCAATTTCCTCATGTGCCATAACGAGGGCTTCTCTTATTGATTGTAGTTTCTCCTTAGTGTTCTCAAACTCTGCGTCACTCTCTGACTTGATGCTGTTAGAAGTGCTCTCAATTTGGTACATTTCTTTCTTCAGCTTGTCTATTGTATGCTTGGCTCCCTTCAGCTGCACCTGCAGCAAGTCTCGAGAAGATGCCACAGATTGGTTCTGATGTTTTAGAGCTTCGTTCTCCTTGCCAGTAGACTTCAACTTATCATGAAGCTCTTCAACAACACTCAGGGGTTTACGAGGTGTCTTGTAAGGAGTAGTGTCTTCACTAGCAGTTGTCTCAAAACTATCCATGAGTTCATTATGGACACTTGTTAGAGCAGTAAATTTCTTGTGCAGCTCAGCAAAATCCAACTCTAAACATTTCACCTGATCCTTCAACACATCATTATCCTTTGATATCTCATCCTTACTTTCCAGCAAAGCAGTCTTCTCCTGAACAAGAACAGCCAACTTGCCAGTAGTTGATTTAGTCTCTGATTTAGCCATGTCCAGTTCACCTTGTAGTAACAACATCTCTTGATAAAGTTGCTCAATGTCTGGTTGATCGGTAGTGTCTTTGTTACGAGTTGTTTGTAACTCCAATTTCAGTTCATCTACCAGCAAGTTAGATTGTTGTAACTGACTGGCCTTCTCCTTCAACTGTTTATTAAGTTGTTGCAATTGTTGTTGATATTTGTCCTCATTAGTTTGTTGTTCAGTTTGAGTGTTGAGTTTGGTTTGTAGTTGCTCAACTTGTTGTTGTAGTAACTCTTTGTCATTGTTGACTACATCAAGCATGTCTTGTAACCTCTCAATCTCCTTCCTACCATCAGCAATACTCTGCTTGTATGACTGAGACTTCTCACACACCACGGTATAGTTGTTGTAGAAGAAGTCGTAATCTTTCTTTAACTTGCTGTTCTCACTTTTTAGCTCATCTAGTTCACTTTCTAAGTGACCATGATGGTGATACTTCTGAGGCGTGAGTAGGGAAGCCATCTGCATGCTGTCAGATTTCTTGTCAATGGAGTCATCCCTTTGTCCAGTTAGTAGTTGATCTTCTAATTCTTTAACTTGTATCTTTAGCTCTTTTCCTCTCTTCTTCTCTGACTGAAGAGCTTGTTCAAGGTTAGCTAGTTTACTGGAGTAGTCTCTCCTGATACGCTCTCTGTCATCTTCAACTTGTTTGATAAAATCATCCTTAAACCTTGACTCCTCCTGACATGAACCAAGTTTCTCCTGGCATTCCTTACACTCTGACTTCAGCCGGAGAATTTCTTGTTGTAGTTGAGACACCACACATTTGTTACTCGTTGAAGAATCCTTCAAAGTCGCTTCCAGTTTCTTCATTTCAGCCTGAACAGAGTTAATGTATGTGTCAAGAGGTGATATCTGCTACAATGTCATTCACAATTGTTCTCACCTTCATTTCATCCGCGTAATTCTTCGCTTGCGCCTCAGCATCTTCAGCTGCTGTTTGTTGGCTTTTAGCAGTCTTCAGCTCTCTCTGGAAATGATTAAGCTCGCCCACTATTTGCTCCCGCTGGTTCTTCACCGTCTTCAGCTCAAAGTTCTTCTTGTCTAATTCATTCTCAAGGTCGGACAACCTTGTCTGTAGCGTCTTAATCTCTTCCTCCTTAGCTTTAATGGTCTTAGCGTTTTTCTTGCCTTCCATAACTGATTGCTCGTTTCAAATTTCGAACCGTTGCTAAGGTTATGACAGTCACGTGGATTACCCAATCGGTGAATCACGTGCTGACTACGAGTTTGTCAATCCTGTTGGAGAGACTAAAGGTTGTGCACTAACTAGTGTAATAATTGACCACCCCGTAGTAACTGTGGATCTGGTCATAGATCGTATATTCTTCGATCTGGTTCCCAAGCGCTTCAAACAATTAGAATCTAAACATGTGCTTTATTTAGAATATTTTTTTCCAAAGGATGAACACTCCAACGTCATCTCAGTCGGAGAAGGTTTCAGAGGTCAGTTCGTAGTGATATATTCAGTGTGCGATATGTACTTGTTCAGTTGACGAAGACGCCCAAGTCTACTAACAACAAGGGAGCTAAGCGAAAACTATTATCACAATCTCCAATATCACCTAGTGATGGAGGTGGGTGTGTATGTAGTGACCTCAGTTCTTATAATATGGTGTAGATGGTGATAAAGCTAACCCTCTTAAGAAGCGCAGGAAGCACAGCTCCTCAGACAAGTCACCTTTAGCCTCTCCCAGTATCAAGCCTGCCCTGACAGAGAGGCAACAACTAGCCATTGTGATGCAAATGACGACACCTCACAAACAAGAAATGGGTCAGGGAGCCAACACTACACCAGGGTCTTCTGGGAGGAGTAAACTACACAGGAGAAATGAACGAGGTATACAGTTAGCCCATGTGGCTCTAAACATGGTTTAATAGTGTGCTGATTAGTAGCTCACTTTCAATCCTTGTTATGTCGCGTCTAGCTCACATTTGAGTCTTGCTATAAAAAGGCTCCTCTTACACCCCTCCTCTATCAGATCACAGCTATGCTTTATGTAATTATATATGTAAATTATAAAGGAGCCTTTTGTGATGTGCTTTGTCTTCTCAGtaaattgcctaccaataattagcaataactggttaattgaTTTGTGTgaatattggcagacataatgatactcaacaagcctgctggaagatTTAGGGGGTACCAAAATGACCATTAACATCCTGTCCCGCTTTacagtcacatatttacacatgctttgaggttatgttatgatgttaacacttgggGTAATTGTATGGTTTATGGTTTCCAAGTAGGTGGGCAATAACTgttttaaaggtttcttcacccattattggctgacctagacaacactgATAGCAGGTTAATTGCACACCTGTGTACAGCACTagttataatgatgctgtaccctGGTAACGATAGGTgtatggctccagaaatttcagactgccaaggtaatgacggcggattcacaaatctgttgttccgattacgttctgtccactgcaccatgctgtttacTTTCATCGTTCattcgcttctttgttcttctcgaaggataattaatagttgcggcGCACGCCACAACCTGAACACGTTATTTTAACAAAATGTGAATACGTGTGCGTAAGATGAGGGTTAACAGATGTAGTAgtcaaggagttgtctctagcattcaTTAACGCTGGGTAGACGTTTTgtatagtcttaattaccagtttagcttttttgtgagATAGCTAGCCAATAATGTATTTGAGGGGCAGATCCACCTCgagatccagacttctaaaagggAGGGTTCAActcttataatggtggactatgttttactgtaaaatcgtcaacatttaggccattagaaatgcctttaacagttgctgtaatagctttaaaagacaagacgataattattttagaggcgcttattgcgtacgaaggtaaaagataaatgcttcaagtgatatttatactatgtggaaaacaaaaggagtataatatagctatatagctagctaggcaaaaaaaagtaaacaaactagctatttaaaaaattttacatttcaaaaggaagtaggggttaatatcaagactcacagtagtgaggcgTGCGgtcaagaaactacaaagcgcatgcccaattaaaagacgcgcggccactactgtgagttatttacgtgtagggtcggttttgcaatattagtcctggattatgcaacatctctcaataggtttGTATTGCGTTATGCAATAAAAAAAAGTCTTTAGGAGTCGTCGTAGTTTTCTttcgacctcgctaaaataaaaaataggcatATTTACACATACTTCACTTTACTTCTCTATCTTATGTACACTTaccgtcacgttataccagtcaactaACCCGTTTTTATACTGGCCaactagcactgacattatctaattctggttggtcctacgcgtattttctccgttcaaacctgtaatccctacaataacttttaaagacacgatgtggacacaaactctaatgtctgataaacaagttataAAAGCGTgcagaaccgtaagttccctagggaaggtgttttaaACATAATCTTCAATTTCTCTTTAATTTTTAAGATTAACCACATGAATACAAAGGCAACAAGCCAATAGGGGTCAGTACCACCTACCAGTTCTATGTAGTGTGcgccatggagcttgtgttgtgccTTTCATTAATCATTATTCATGTAATGTGGTTTGCCGGTGACTGTGTAATGgttgctggaatgtggttcggGGTTTACCAGTGACTGTGTATATGAGTTTGGggtgttccacacaacttacacaatattcaaatttcgtGAATAAGATGGCCGTGAAATCCATGAatatttcttgccatatggtaaacatacaacaatgctaTTACAATGCATAACACAACTTTAATCAACATCAAGACATTATTAAAAATAGTTTAACACCAGCGAtgatttcttggctgcatgacgacacaagattaagtgagacgtgtaacaagcaggcactgaacctTACCTTAAAGTAAACACACATgtaactaacctggaacatcagtCACAACACCAtagacacttgcttggatatctgacGACGCAATTGACCTaccaaaaaaaaatcaacaaGTGGACATAAAATATAATATGCCTAAAATCTGGATACTGGAAAATATCTTATAATGCACcaatcaatgtcaagccccaccccccaccccctgCATGGGGTcccatacacctactggggatttaacatctacacttgccccacccctggggcttttgacagtagaccaaaaattattttaataggtaAATCAAATTCCCTATAGAAACCCCTCTATcgaggtggggacatagtggggttttgacaagcttcttagccccagtactggggaatttgacactagactttgtcaaatcccctgtattacAACACTCTACCTGtgggtggggcatgacattgatagatgcataagtacaacatgtaaactgacagGGGTATTAATTTGGTGCCATCGTAACAGTACATctgatccagaaataataaACAACTATATTCCTTAGACCGACCTGGAAATACACTACACCCTTGATGTCTCTACAGTTGATCCATGTAcagttgacaattgagaacCATAATAAGAACACACTagataatacaattcctctgtatgtaaactgacctgaaattcatgacttcCCATTGCCCaaggtatgtatgtaccatgaccGCATCAATACTATGACCAGATTACCTGTAAAAACCAacaagtgggcattaaatacaacacacCCAAACTCGTGTCActttacacaaatgacacatttgagGATTTTATACAAGTTGGCCCGgcagtgaccttactacacagtgtcctgattagacaggtttcactgtacataaattctTCCACCTACAATTCCGGGACTTCTAAATTAATTGGCACTAGAGTGACTGAAAGTTATTTGGTCGATCTGTATTAGTACACCTTGTCgacaatccatccatgagataaGTCCAAGCCAGATAATACTTgtatttgctgctactcaagTTGGTACCATCAGAAGTTTTTAGAGGGTCTCAGTGAATttgcactagtcagtgcagacATCTAACAGTCTAAAACCCAATCGCAGACACGCGGTTAATCAGTGTAATTCGATGTGGCACTTAATAGCCTTTCTTCATTCCtcctttcgttactgaacctctaCAAAGAGCCGAGTACATCAGTATTCTCGACTCTTTAATATCCATTCGACTTCTTCAAGCGGTGTACGTATTTTAGGTTTCAATAAAGAATACTTTACCACTCCATtcaaatccagttacaataattatgacaaatgtTTATCATTCGTACCCACTCTCAAGACATGAACTgccaacaataattaatataaaccGCGTATCACATGtgttcacttgaggtgttacagggactttccaagagatttcccctaaatagatcacgtgatcattgtcagtTAGGTGGAACTTGTTCTTAGTCATGGCTCTACAATGCGGTACGCGTACTTTATATATTTTAGCTGTCaagaattgtttgtgcactgctgaAGAAGTGTTTAATTATTACAGCTAGTTAtaaaacatgtgactgttctattagggtgactgctgtattagagtatctcgagtcagcctgcaaaagatgtgtgcttacccaaaaagggtgtgttcatcgtggtttcaatcgattattagactagagtatctcgaatcagcctaccaacttgaaggtgtgtggtcacaaatacagctagcgtaaaaggggcgtggtctcgATCAATAGATCTATatgcgtagaataaagaatgagCGTAATCTTGTGATctatcgtggagtaccggtccctctgtacagtagtgtactctaagcaccttaaataattttgtggcgtctattatgctgcgtaaagaaagtgttgatatggaaaattaacgcctcaatatggtttcatttgatgaagaagaagacaatcagcctgattgaagataaaagaaaagacaaagtGCACAGGGCATACACTTGtcagaatcccaaaaggcacatcccaccggtgagtttgctgttgtggcataaaatggtgaccgtgcgctgcttcgtttgggctcctgtggtcaggcagtgagtgaggcagtgagactaaatttggagtttttggcaatttttaaaaattttatatccggccacctgtaagtgttttgttgtattttaatgtattatatggaccagtactattccgtaaaggtgattttcgccatgtaaaatgtctgtaggatgatttttaaaggcggaattttgggcggcgtgcgaaacattcaccacgatccTAAAAATTTAAATTTAACAGTTACTATAGgattgtatgttatatgctcacTACTTATCAGCAGATTTGTGTTTGGTCGCATACaatgcagaattcatcatacaccctcATGACTAATACACCCTCATGACTAGAACATTGAGTCTGTAATTATATAGCtgataaaaattagtgatatcccccctaagacacctttgctgtaaaaaaggcgcgtccaagaaactacaagtatctgtaaccccatgtaaaaacagctcagctgtagaaaaaccctccatgaaattaactggtaactgaaagagctgatatctgcagtggccaagaatcaataatgttactacaattGACTATGATTACCACCAAAGATTTACCGAgcccatgcaagaacaccttggctataaaacaggcaaataaaaataactggcaaccaaaacagctgatatctgaagtggccaagaataaaagttaagttgatacaacttactacaattattaacttgcaacattgaatcttaatcattcaactgtgttctatacatctcacccttgctacatcctaaattaattctttgtaactctaattggctggtaatttggctaccctttttttctttacactgATTAttgaaaaaggcagccaaattaccagccaattagaattacaaagaattaatttaggatgtagcaagggtgacatgtatagaacacagttgaatgattaagattcaatgttgcaagttaataattgtagttagttgtatcaacttaacttttattcttggccacttcagatatcagctgttttggttgccagttatttttatttgcctgttttatagccaaggtgttcttgcatgggcTCGGTAAATCTTTGGTGGTAATCATAGTCAattgtagtaacattgattcttggggatatcagctctttcagttaccagttaatgttacggtatagtcacgggcaatcattcaaaat contains:
- the LOC136263096 gene encoding tubulin polymerization-promoting protein family member 2-like, with the translated sequence MDEVKSRGEDEMESPDSMLERLFVRFCNFGTGNKDMPALMDGTKFAKFCKDMGLVDKRFPATDVDIVFAQSKPKTERKINFHQFKVTMELIATKKYGDDPNGLTKLHQTLKLFKGPQNSATVQPSDSPVVVRVTDTAKYTGSHKLRFDEEGKGKGLAGRDSLVKGKGQLPSVAAQEPYVQGFKSSSPKLSPYTSKKASSSPAASKKPSSSPSASKKPASSPSTAKKPTSSPVVSRLTDASKYTGTHKLRFDERGKGKGLAGRDAPSKGGAAQVPVSSQAAYVQGYRNEGTYGGKK
- the LOC136263088 gene encoding uncharacterized protein; the encoded protein is MEGKKNAKTIKAKEEEIKTLQTRLSDLENELDKKNFELKTVKNQREQIVGELNHFQRELKTAKSQQTAAEDAEAQAKNYADEMKAEMKKLEATLKDSSTSNKCVVSQLQQEILRLKSECKECQEKLGSCQEESRFKDDFIKQVEDDRERIRRDYSSKLANLEQALQSEKKRGKELKIQVKELEDQLLTGQRDDSIDKKSDSMQMASLLTPQKYHHHGHLESELDELKSENSKLKKDYDFFYNNYTVVCEKSQSYKQSIADGRKEIERLQDMLDVVNNDKELLQQQVEQLQTKLNTQTEQQTNEDKYQQQLQQLNKQLKEKASQLQQSNLLVDELKLELQTTRNKDTTDQPDIEQLYQEMLLLQGELDMAKSETKSTTGKLAVLVQEKTALLESKDEISKDNDVLKDQVKCLELDFAELHKKFTALTSVHNELMDSFETTASEDTTPYKTPRKPLSVVEELHDKLKSTGKENEALKHQNQSVASSRDLLQVQLKGAKHTIDKLKKEMYQIESTSNSIKSESDAEFENTKEKLQSIREALVMAHEEIDTLKIQLAEVQLRAKDAEQLVTKSDELEKENFELAYSLSVAQEEANTAQKTSKELSDKLEKIDKKCAAMEKESAERESVIKELILSNDLMESENTSLLSQISSLTQAIKDKTNHLFTAQDKLNAQKVTAAEAENIIAMLDQTLKDAQQDKQASEDKITQLQATLSNTKEQLAAVMDDNSQLEERIVNMAAEIDELQKDKQSLDWLVKKAAQERDTIVKQKAELEIQISNNKKTKEQDMKSLQQQVQEKDWENNRLLQEQVTIKQSYKELQAKCSMMESKCANLQDGYSVLKQESLANGEESKTIQQHLQVLQCKCDELQAENYHLKGNNALVVEQKTKNEELGMKLMQQNAKVKQLIKMNEHLTRKYRCLQEDFENIQAGQYTLPPHSDQPSDEVTKQSSDGNNKVLFAVQNTMTVSYK